One genomic region from Stackebrandtia nassauensis DSM 44728 encodes:
- a CDS encoding DUF4129 domain-containing protein, giving the protein MTTPTKRWLALATACFALTLLGWAVSSAEWSAHNAPIPRLKVDDDESGDSVSLPTGMSQSPGGDRVWLPKMPTWLVDVLVAVMYLLIAAVVLAVVVHFVRRFLTTRPSGWDRVEDRAASQPDAGELRDALRAGLSDIDAGGDPRKAVIACWLRLERAAADVGVARLESETPSDLVGRVLSASRVDDGALSALVAAYHRARYAPHDVDAREREAAREALSRVDAQLAAATVAESA; this is encoded by the coding sequence ATGACCACCCCCACCAAGCGCTGGCTGGCTCTCGCCACCGCCTGCTTCGCCCTGACCCTGCTCGGCTGGGCGGTCTCCTCCGCCGAATGGTCCGCCCACAATGCCCCGATCCCGAGGCTCAAAGTCGACGACGACGAAAGCGGCGACTCCGTCAGCCTGCCCACCGGCATGTCGCAGTCCCCGGGCGGGGATCGGGTGTGGTTGCCCAAGATGCCGACCTGGCTCGTCGACGTGCTCGTCGCCGTAATGTACCTGCTCATCGCCGCCGTGGTCCTCGCCGTCGTCGTCCACTTCGTCCGCCGCTTCCTCACCACTCGGCCCTCCGGCTGGGATCGGGTCGAGGACCGGGCCGCCTCCCAACCCGACGCCGGGGAGCTGCGGGACGCGTTGCGCGCCGGTCTGTCCGATATCGACGCCGGTGGTGACCCCCGTAAGGCCGTCATCGCGTGCTGGCTGCGACTGGAGCGTGCCGCCGCCGATGTCGGGGTGGCCCGGCTGGAGTCCGAGACACCGTCGGATCTGGTGGGACGGGTCCTGTCGGCCAGCCGGGTCGACGACGGTGCGTTGAGTGCGCTCGTCGCGGCTTACCACCGGGCTCGGTATGCGCCGCATGACGTCGACGCCCGGGAACGCGAAGCCGCCCGCGAGGCTTTGTCGCGTGTGGATGCTCAGTTGGCGGCCGCGACGGTGGCGGAGTCGGCATGA
- a CDS encoding DUF58 domain-containing protein: MAARQWRPTGALRRSVTIVAVALLAAVGMGRVDLVVLATPLALGVLASIWVRPRVAPSAEIVVAEDRVPETDEFNAWVRVANPDPVPTVSVVATREPAWLRLRHGVGFYVRAVAANGEATVSLRGVARRWGRHEIGPALVRSYACDGLLRTADLMLPARGIRVYPTADVFDSRQELPRAAGMTGIHRTRRHGDGGELAEVRPFQPGDRLRRIDWRVSLRRREPYVNSTLSERDAEVVIVIDVLHEAGNPGETSILDVTVRAAAAIAEHYTRQGDRVSVVEFGSGLRRLRPGTGRRQFRAVLEWLTDTRVTLGPYAGAERLASGGYLPFGSVVIMLTPLIDEQSTELLARLTRSGRTLVTVDTLPDALRPPHRSPWSGIAARLWRQERRNTVDRLRELGVPVERWRGPGSLDLMLGDIARLGRAPKVTRR, translated from the coding sequence ATGGCCGCCCGGCAGTGGCGACCCACCGGCGCGCTGCGCCGGTCGGTGACGATCGTGGCCGTCGCGTTGCTGGCGGCGGTGGGAATGGGCCGGGTCGACCTGGTCGTCCTGGCGACACCGCTGGCCCTGGGGGTGCTGGCCAGCATCTGGGTGCGTCCCCGGGTCGCGCCGAGCGCCGAGATCGTCGTGGCCGAGGACCGGGTGCCCGAGACCGACGAGTTCAACGCCTGGGTGCGGGTGGCCAACCCCGACCCGGTGCCGACGGTCAGCGTCGTGGCCACCCGGGAACCGGCCTGGCTGCGACTGCGGCACGGCGTGGGCTTCTACGTCCGCGCCGTGGCGGCGAACGGCGAGGCCACGGTGTCGCTGCGGGGCGTGGCCCGGCGCTGGGGCAGGCACGAGATCGGGCCCGCCCTGGTGCGGTCCTACGCGTGCGACGGCCTGCTGCGCACCGCCGACCTGATGCTCCCGGCCCGGGGAATCCGGGTCTACCCCACCGCCGACGTGTTCGACTCCCGGCAGGAGCTGCCCCGCGCGGCCGGGATGACCGGCATCCACCGCACCCGCCGTCACGGCGACGGGGGAGAACTGGCCGAGGTGCGGCCGTTCCAGCCCGGCGACCGGCTGCGCCGCATCGACTGGCGGGTCAGCCTGCGCCGCCGCGAACCCTACGTCAACTCGACACTGTCCGAACGCGACGCCGAGGTGGTGATCGTGATCGACGTGCTTCATGAGGCCGGAAACCCCGGCGAGACAAGCATTCTGGACGTCACGGTGCGCGCCGCGGCGGCCATCGCCGAGCACTACACCCGACAGGGCGACCGGGTGTCGGTCGTCGAGTTCGGCTCCGGACTGCGGCGGCTGCGACCCGGCACTGGCAGACGGCAGTTCCGCGCCGTCCTGGAGTGGCTGACCGACACCCGCGTGACCCTGGGGCCGTACGCGGGCGCGGAGCGGCTGGCGTCCGGCGGCTACCTGCCGTTCGGTTCGGTCGTGATCATGCTGACCCCGCTCATCGACGAACAGTCCACCGAACTGCTGGCCCGGCTGACCCGCTCCGGCCGCACACTGGTGACAGTGGACACACTGCCCGACGCGCTGCGGCCGCCGCACCGCAGCCCCTGGTCGGGCATCGCGGCCCGGCTGTGGCGCCAGGAACGCCGCAACACCGTCGACCGGCTGCGCGAACTGGGCGTCCCGGTGGAGCGGTGGCGCGGGCCCGGCAGCCTCGACCTGATGCTCGGCGACATCGCCAGGCTCGGCCGCGCCCCCAAGGTGACGCGGCGATGA
- the nucS gene encoding endonuclease NucS, whose product MRLVIARCSVDYTGRLSAHLPMAPRLLMLKADGSILVHADGGSYKPLNWMTPPCSLKEEDGLWTVTNNKSGDTLRITIEEILHDTTHELGVDPGLQKDGVEAHLQELLAADPTPIGEGYSLVRREFPTAIGPVDLMCRDSEGVSVAVEIKRRGEIDGVEQLTRYLELLNRDPLLAPVQGVFCAQVIKPQARVLAEDRGIRCVTVDYDTLRGTVDDSQPTLF is encoded by the coding sequence ATGCGTCTCGTCATCGCGCGCTGTTCGGTGGACTACACCGGACGGCTGTCCGCACACCTGCCCATGGCTCCCCGGCTGCTGATGCTCAAGGCGGACGGCAGCATCCTCGTACACGCCGACGGGGGTTCGTACAAGCCCCTGAACTGGATGACACCGCCGTGCTCGCTCAAAGAGGAGGATGGCTTGTGGACGGTGACGAACAACAAGTCCGGTGACACGCTGCGGATCACGATCGAGGAGATCCTGCACGACACGACCCACGAGCTGGGTGTGGACCCGGGCTTGCAGAAGGACGGGGTGGAGGCGCACCTGCAGGAGCTGCTGGCCGCCGACCCGACGCCGATCGGCGAGGGGTATTCGCTGGTGCGGCGGGAGTTCCCGACCGCGATCGGGCCGGTCGATCTGATGTGCCGGGATTCCGAGGGCGTCAGTGTGGCCGTGGAGATCAAGCGGCGCGGCGAGATCGACGGTGTGGAGCAGTTGACCAGGTATCTGGAGCTGCTGAACCGGGATCCGTTGTTGGCTCCCGTGCAGGGGGTGTTCTGCGCTCAGGTGATCAAGCCGCAGGCGCGGGTGCTGGCCGAGGATCGCGGCATCCGGTGCGTGACGGTGGACTACGACACCCTGCGCGGCACCGTGGACGACTCGCAGCCGACGCTGTTCTAG
- a CDS encoding NAD(P)/FAD-dependent oxidoreductase has translation MKRILIVGAGHVGFYVADRLSHKLRGDIRRGDVEVMVVDPQQHMTYQPFLPEAAAGHISPRHGVIPLRRALKRCRIVAGAVTRITHADKTVTVQPIVGPPRDITYDHIVVAPGSVSRTLPIPGLAECAVGFKTMGEAIFLRNHVLQRLDVAAATTDEEVRRKALSFVFIGGGFAGVEAMAELEDMCRDVIEDYEELSPDQLRWTLVEASQKILPEVGPEMGVYAVERLIKRGLDIRLNTLLKSCVDGHIVLSDGEEFDADTIVWTAGVKPHPMLTATDLPLGPKGHLLCDPTLRVHDDNGILQGAWGAGDSAQVPDLSGFTEYCAPNAQHAVRQAATLADNIRAELYGREPKQYKHKYVGSVASLGLHKGVAHVYGIKGKGLFAWFMHRSYHLLRVPGLGRKTRVVADWTLALFTKRETVQLGELHDPRKPFEEIASGKSLDGDVG, from the coding sequence GTGAAACGGATATTGATAGTCGGAGCAGGTCACGTCGGGTTCTATGTGGCCGATCGTCTCTCGCACAAGCTCCGCGGCGACATACGCCGCGGGGACGTCGAGGTCATGGTCGTCGACCCGCAACAGCACATGACCTATCAGCCCTTCCTGCCCGAAGCAGCCGCCGGACACATCTCGCCCCGCCACGGCGTCATCCCGCTGCGGCGCGCCCTCAAGCGCTGCCGCATCGTCGCCGGGGCCGTAACCCGCATCACCCACGCCGACAAGACCGTCACGGTCCAGCCCATCGTCGGCCCACCCCGCGACATCACCTACGACCACATCGTGGTGGCCCCCGGCTCGGTGTCGCGCACGCTGCCCATCCCCGGTCTGGCCGAGTGCGCCGTCGGCTTCAAGACCATGGGTGAGGCCATCTTCCTGCGCAACCACGTCCTGCAGCGGCTCGACGTCGCCGCGGCCACCACCGACGAGGAGGTGCGCCGCAAGGCACTGTCGTTCGTCTTCATCGGCGGCGGCTTCGCCGGGGTGGAGGCCATGGCCGAACTGGAGGACATGTGCCGCGACGTCATCGAGGACTACGAGGAACTGTCACCCGACCAGCTGCGCTGGACCCTGGTGGAGGCGTCGCAGAAGATCCTGCCCGAGGTCGGGCCCGAGATGGGCGTCTACGCCGTCGAACGGCTCATCAAACGCGGCCTCGACATCCGACTCAACACGCTCCTGAAGTCCTGCGTGGACGGACACATCGTCCTGTCCGACGGTGAGGAGTTCGACGCCGACACGATCGTGTGGACCGCGGGCGTCAAACCGCACCCGATGCTCACCGCGACCGACCTGCCGCTGGGCCCCAAGGGCCACCTGCTGTGCGACCCCACCCTGCGGGTCCACGACGACAACGGCATTCTGCAAGGCGCCTGGGGCGCGGGCGACTCCGCCCAGGTCCCGGACCTGTCGGGCTTCACCGAGTACTGCGCGCCCAACGCGCAGCACGCGGTGCGGCAGGCCGCGACGCTGGCCGACAACATCCGCGCCGAGCTCTACGGCCGCGAACCCAAGCAGTACAAGCACAAGTACGTCGGCTCGGTCGCCAGCCTCGGGCTCCACAAGGGTGTGGCCCACGTGTACGGCATCAAGGGCAAGGGCCTGTTCGCCTGGTTCATGCACCGCTCGTACCACCTGCTGCGGGTCCCCGGCCTGGGCCGCAAGACCCGGGTGGTGGCCGACTGGACGCTGGCGCTGTTCACCAAACGCGAGACCGTCCAGCTCGGCGAACTTCACGACCCGCGCAAACCCTTCGAGGAGATCGCCTCCGGCAAGAGCCTCGACGGCGACGTCGGCTAG
- a CDS encoding AAA family ATPase, which yields MTQQTEPLSLSEVAKHAADVLDAVNTVIVGKREPLELVLAGILAKGHVLFEDYPGLGKTLTARCFAQSLGLEFNRLQFTPDLLPADVTGSFMYNQKSGDFDFRPGPVFTNLLLADEINRTPPKTQAALLEAMQEQQVSVEGSTRRLEPPFCVLATANPIEYEGTYPLPEAQLDRFLARVSFGYPNEDEEWTVLKRRMARQQEESFLDPVVDASTLVRMQRALETVSVEDSIGQYIVRIVAATRDHDDIQVGASPRGSLALLLLGRARAVMAGRDYVIPEDVKTVAPAALSHRVSLRPELWLRHASPERIIAEICESTPVPASEKLPTYSATEAVDRYRGGR from the coding sequence ATGACGCAGCAAACCGAGCCCCTGTCCCTGTCCGAGGTCGCCAAGCACGCCGCCGACGTCCTCGACGCGGTCAACACCGTCATCGTCGGCAAGCGGGAACCGCTTGAGCTGGTGCTGGCGGGCATCCTCGCCAAGGGGCACGTGCTGTTCGAGGACTATCCGGGACTGGGCAAGACGCTGACCGCCCGGTGCTTCGCGCAGAGTCTCGGGCTGGAGTTCAACCGGCTCCAGTTCACGCCGGACCTGTTGCCCGCCGACGTGACGGGTTCGTTCATGTACAACCAGAAGAGCGGCGACTTCGACTTCCGGCCCGGCCCGGTGTTCACCAACCTGCTGCTGGCCGACGAGATCAACCGCACCCCGCCCAAGACCCAGGCCGCGCTGCTGGAGGCGATGCAGGAACAGCAGGTCAGCGTCGAGGGTTCGACGCGCCGACTCGAACCGCCGTTCTGCGTGCTGGCCACCGCCAACCCGATCGAGTATGAGGGCACCTATCCGCTGCCGGAGGCGCAGCTGGACCGGTTCCTGGCCCGGGTCTCGTTCGGGTACCCGAACGAGGACGAGGAGTGGACGGTCCTCAAGCGACGCATGGCCAGGCAGCAGGAGGAGTCCTTCCTGGACCCGGTCGTGGACGCATCGACCCTGGTGCGGATGCAGCGGGCACTGGAGACGGTCTCGGTGGAGGACTCCATCGGACAGTACATAGTGCGCATCGTCGCGGCCACCCGCGACCACGACGACATCCAGGTCGGTGCCTCGCCGCGCGGTTCGCTGGCGCTGCTGCTGTTGGGGCGGGCCCGCGCCGTCATGGCCGGACGCGACTACGTCATCCCCGAGGACGTCAAGACCGTCGCGCCCGCCGCGCTGTCGCACCGGGTGTCGCTGCGTCCGGAACTGTGGCTGCGGCACGCCAGCCCGGAACGGATCATCGCCGAGATCTGCGAGTCGACGCCGGTACCGGCCTCGGAGAAGCTGCCGACCTACAGCGCCACCGAAGCGGTGGACCGCTACCGCGGCGGACGCTGA
- a CDS encoding DUF1156 domain-containing protein, whose protein sequence is MRKRKLIEVALPLEAINRESAREKSIRHGHPSTLHLWWARRPLAAARAVLFAQLVDDPSSRPEEFPTEELQRKERERLHKLIERLVVWENARDEKLFAEAYAEILNSTNDYPPPILDPFAGGGSIPLEAKRLGLEAYASDLNPVAVLINKALIELPPKFHGQLPVFPGLADSEFRVWKGTQGLAADVRAYGAWMGEEAEDRIGHLYPKAHLPDGSKATVIAWIWARSVTCPNPACRIEMPLVRSWWLGKKKGKEAYVVPSVVADPSHTSGYRVKFEIGHDTAGMPTKESDGTMSGRKGGSCIACGSLVSKDHIKSEGMAGRMGATLMAVVTEGKRQRIYISPTEEHVTAAQVERPNDVPEQELGYDPRNIWTPQYGLTKFSDLFTNRQLVALTTFSDLISEARDRVLADGGKTEYADAVSTYLGLVVSKMTDRNSTLVNWYVSRESTSSTFARQALPMVWDFAEVEPLGANTGSFSNSLLWTAEAIEGLCSKGGTSISQSDAASRRYNGVPLSTDPPYYDNISYSDLSDYFYVWLRRSLWSIYPDLFATVLVPKEQELVANPYRHGGKAKARKFFEDGFRKVFTLARNADRMGLPITVYYAFKQNSIDETGKASTGWETFLESMIHAGWEITSTWPLRSELSNRMLASGTNSLASSIVLSLRPCPKNASTTDRRGFIRALEAELPEALRKMQHGQISPVDLPQAAIGPGMAVFSRYAAVIENDGSKMSVRSALARINEVLDQVLSEQEGDFDETTRFAVTWYRQHGYGAGEFGNADSLARARNTSVDTMSGAGILTSRASKVQLIRPLDLPKKYHVLQDGVTSNWEALHHLVKIVERNGIPRAGEFLHTALSRSEEEINADIIKELGHLLFRISENHGWAHDALSFNNLVTSWPEILEAARSAEEPGYMQPSLNLPDEDN, encoded by the coding sequence ATGCGTAAGCGGAAACTGATTGAGGTCGCACTACCCCTAGAAGCAATAAACCGTGAGTCGGCACGGGAGAAGTCGATTCGGCATGGACATCCGTCGACGTTGCATCTCTGGTGGGCTCGTCGCCCACTTGCGGCGGCTCGGGCAGTGCTGTTCGCGCAGCTTGTCGATGATCCATCCTCTCGGCCCGAGGAATTCCCAACTGAGGAGCTGCAACGTAAAGAGCGCGAGCGGCTGCACAAACTTATCGAGCGGCTTGTCGTATGGGAAAATGCTCGGGACGAGAAACTGTTCGCTGAGGCATATGCTGAGATCCTAAATTCCACAAACGACTACCCGCCACCGATTCTAGATCCATTCGCTGGCGGTGGTTCTATACCGCTTGAAGCAAAACGTCTTGGCCTGGAAGCATATGCCTCTGATCTCAATCCGGTTGCAGTTCTTATCAACAAAGCCCTAATTGAGCTCCCGCCAAAATTCCATGGCCAGCTGCCTGTCTTTCCTGGGCTGGCAGACTCTGAGTTTCGGGTTTGGAAGGGGACACAGGGACTTGCTGCAGATGTTCGTGCCTATGGTGCCTGGATGGGCGAGGAGGCTGAGGATCGGATTGGCCACCTCTACCCAAAGGCCCATCTTCCCGATGGTTCAAAAGCTACAGTCATCGCTTGGATCTGGGCCCGTAGTGTAACCTGCCCCAACCCTGCCTGTCGCATTGAGATGCCACTGGTCCGGTCATGGTGGTTGGGCAAGAAGAAAGGGAAGGAAGCGTACGTGGTTCCTTCCGTGGTCGCCGACCCTAGTCATACTTCGGGATATCGGGTGAAGTTCGAGATTGGTCACGATACGGCCGGTATGCCAACCAAGGAAAGCGACGGCACAATGTCAGGGCGTAAGGGCGGCAGTTGCATTGCCTGTGGCTCGCTAGTGAGCAAGGATCACATCAAATCTGAAGGCATGGCTGGACGAATGGGCGCGACACTTATGGCTGTTGTTACAGAAGGCAAACGTCAACGGATCTACATTTCTCCGACAGAAGAGCATGTCACAGCTGCGCAAGTCGAGCGACCGAACGATGTGCCAGAACAGGAACTTGGCTACGACCCACGCAATATCTGGACACCACAGTATGGCTTGACGAAATTTTCAGATCTTTTCACTAATCGTCAACTTGTCGCGCTTACGACTTTCAGCGACCTCATCTCTGAGGCTCGTGATCGTGTCCTCGCTGATGGAGGCAAGACTGAGTATGCCGACGCCGTTTCGACCTACCTTGGACTTGTAGTCAGCAAGATGACAGATCGGAATTCTACTCTTGTCAATTGGTATGTTTCGCGTGAGTCAACCAGCTCAACATTCGCTCGCCAAGCACTTCCTATGGTATGGGATTTCGCAGAGGTCGAGCCGCTTGGCGCGAACACGGGTTCTTTCAGTAATTCGCTTCTTTGGACGGCTGAGGCAATTGAAGGACTTTGTAGTAAAGGAGGAACATCGATAAGTCAGAGCGATGCTGCTTCGCGTCGTTATAATGGAGTACCACTTAGTACAGACCCACCATACTACGACAATATCAGTTATTCAGATCTTTCCGACTACTTCTATGTGTGGCTTCGGCGATCACTATGGTCAATTTATCCCGATCTGTTTGCAACGGTGCTTGTGCCGAAAGAGCAGGAACTTGTCGCTAACCCGTATCGCCATGGAGGCAAGGCGAAGGCAAGGAAATTCTTTGAAGACGGTTTTCGAAAGGTCTTTACTCTTGCTCGTAACGCTGACCGTATGGGCTTGCCCATAACTGTTTACTATGCATTCAAGCAGAACAGCATTGATGAAACGGGCAAAGCTTCAACGGGTTGGGAAACCTTCCTGGAAAGCATGATCCATGCTGGCTGGGAGATAACGTCTACATGGCCGTTGCGCAGCGAGCTTTCGAACCGAATGTTGGCAAGCGGAACGAATTCGCTCGCCTCCTCAATAGTACTGTCCCTTCGACCGTGTCCTAAGAATGCTTCTACGACGGATCGACGAGGGTTTATTAGAGCTCTGGAAGCCGAACTTCCCGAAGCGCTACGCAAAATGCAGCATGGTCAGATTTCCCCTGTCGACTTGCCGCAAGCCGCGATCGGTCCCGGAATGGCGGTGTTCAGTCGTTACGCTGCGGTAATCGAGAACGATGGTTCAAAGATGTCCGTCAGATCAGCACTGGCTCGGATCAATGAGGTTCTCGACCAAGTACTGTCCGAACAAGAGGGTGACTTCGACGAGACCACTCGCTTCGCCGTCACGTGGTACCGCCAGCACGGATATGGGGCGGGAGAGTTCGGCAACGCGGACAGTCTCGCCCGGGCTCGAAACACCAGTGTCGACACGATGAGTGGTGCCGGGATTCTTACGAGCCGAGCAAGCAAGGTTCAACTCATCAGACCGTTGGACCTGCCGAAGAAGTACCACGTACTCCAAGACGGTGTCACCAGCAATTGGGAAGCGCTGCATCACCTAGTCAAAATCGTGGAACGCAATGGGATCCCGCGAGCTGGCGAATTTCTTCACACCGCGTTGAGCCGCTCGGAGGAAGAGATCAACGCAGACATCATCAAAGAACTTGGCCACCTGTTGTTCCGTATCTCCGAAAACCACGGTTGGGCCCATGACGCGCTTAGCTTCAACAACCTAGTTACAAGCTGGCCCGAGATCCTCGAGGCGGCGCGATCCGCAGAAGAGCCTGGATACATGCAGCCCTCACTGAACCTTCCCGACGAGGACAACTGA